The Streptomyces sp. NBC_01142 genomic interval GGGCTCTTCGGCACGAAGGAGCCCGCCCGTGTCTGATACCGCGTCCGCAACCCTCGACACCACCAAGCCCCTCAGTCTCGTCAGGAACCCCAAGGCGTACGCCTGGATCGCCTTCGGTGTCCTCCTCCTCGCCCTCCCCTTCTACCTCGACCGCTTCTGGCTCCAGGCCGGGCTGTTCGCCATGGCCGCCGCGGTCGGCGCCATCGGGATCAACCTGCTCACCGGCGCGACCGGACAGCTCTCCATGGGCCACGCCTTCTTTCTCGCCGTCGGCGCGTACGGCTACTGCGTCCTGGCGGGCGGCAACGACGCCGAGAGCGGCCACCGCCTCGTCGGCCTCGGCCTGCCGACCTGGCTCGCCGCCGTCCTCGCCGTGCTTCTCGCGGGCCTGGCCGGCGGGTTGTTCAGCCCGATCGCGGGCCGGCTGCGCGGCGCGTATCTCGGTATCGCCACCCTCGCCCTGATCTTCATCGGCCAGCACGTCCTGTTCAACGCCCGGGATCTGACCGGGGGCTTCAACGGGCGCGCCGTCCCGCCGCTCTCCCTTTTCGGCTTCGACTTCGACGACACCGAGGTCGTCATCGCCGCCGTTCCCTTCCAGTCCATGGAGAAGCTCTGGTACGTGGCGCTGCTCGCACTCCTGGCCGGCGGGCTGTTCGCACGCGGGGTGCTGCGCGGCCGCCCCGGACGCGCCATGAACGCCCTGCGCGACCACCGCATCGCCGCGGGCGTGATGGGTGTCCCGGTCGCCCGCTACCGGGCCGCCGTCTTCGTTCTGTCCTCGATGTACGCGGGACTCGCGGGCGTCCTGCTGGCCCTGGTCTTCCAGCGCACGGTCCCCGAGTACTTCGGCATGATCCTGTCCCTCGAATATCTCGCCATGATCGTGATCGGCGGCCTCGGCACGGTCGCGGGAGCGGTCGTCGGCGCGGTCTTCGTCTCCCTGCTGCCGCAAGTCCTCACCCACTACAGCGACAGCCTCCCGCTGGTCTCCGCCCCGGGCACGGGCGGGGTCTCGCCCGGGGAGGCGTCCCGCTATCTGTACGGCGCCGCGGTCGTCGCCGTGGTGCTGTTCCTGCCCGGCGGGCTCACCCGTCCCATCACTCCACGGGAGAAGAAATGAAGCCACGTCTGTACGCGGCGGTGCTCGCGGCCGCACTGACCCTTACCGTCGCCGGATGCAGCGAGAAGGCCACCAAGGGCGAGGGCGACGAGAAGGACGCCGGGGGCGTCAAGACCGGCGAGGGCGTCACCGGCAAGACCATCACCCTGGGCGTACTCACCGACATGACCGGCGTCTACGCCTCCCTCGGCAAGAGCGTCACGCAGGCCCAGCAGCTGTGGGCGAAGCAGACCAACGCGGCCGGCGGCATCTGCGGCCGGAACATCGAGCTGACCGTCCGCGATCACGGCTACGACCCGCAGAAGGCCGTCGCCGCCTATACCGAACTCGAACCGGAGGTACTCGGCTTCGCCCAGTTCATCGGCTCACCCTTCGTCGCCGCGGTCAAACAGCGCATCGACGGCCAGGACAAGGGACTCGTCCTGCCCCAGGCCTGGTCCGCCAGTCTGCTCGGCAGCCCGTATGTGCGCGTCGTGGGCGCGACGTACGACATCGAGACGATCAACGCGGTCGACTACCTGCTCACCCGGAAGCGCATCGCCAAGGGGGACAGGATCGGCCATGTCTACTTCGAGGGCGACTACGGCGAGAACGCACTGGCCGGCTCGAGGTACGCAGCCGGGCAAGCCGGGCTGACCGTCGTCGAGCAGAAGATCAAACCGACGGACAACGATATGTCGGCGCAGGTCGCAGCGCTGAAGAAGGCAGGCGTCAAGGCGGTCCTGATCAGTGCCGGACCACGTCAGGCGGCCTCGCTGGTCGGCGTCGCGGCGGCCGGCGGCTTCAATGTCCCGGTCGTCGGCAACAACTCCGCCTTCGCGCCGCAGCTGCTGGCGACTCCGGCGGGTCCCGCGCTGACGAAGGACTACTACGTCGCCGCCTCCACCCTCCCCATCGGCGCCCCGGACGCGGGCCCGGCCAAGCTCGCCAAGGAGTACACGGCCGCCTACCCCAAGGACGGCCTCGACAACGGCGTCGTCGCCGGGTACACCGCCGCCAACGTCTACGGGGAGGTCCTGAGGAAGGCCTGCGCCGACAAGGACCTGACCCGGGCCGGCATCGACAAGGCGCTGCTGACCCTGACGGCGTACGACAGCGGCTTCGGCATCACGCACGACTTCTCCGACCCCGCCGCGCCCTCGACCCGGCAGAGCCTGATCCTGAAGCCGGACACCAAGGTTCCGGGCGGTCTGAAGGTGGTGCGGCCGGCGACCGTGGCGAAGGCGGCGGAGTCCTTCAAGGCAGGCGGCTGATCCCGCGGATGCGGTGCCGGGCATTGCCGGGCTGGCACTGCCCGGCAATGCCAGGACATGACGAGGGCCCGGGTGCGATCCGCACCCGGGCCCTCGTCATGCATGGATACCGCTACGGCAGCTGTGCCGTCCTTGCCTCGCGGCTTTCGCGGCGGTTGTCACGGAAGGTGTTCACGCGTCGCGCGGTCGCGAAGAGCGGGATCGTCGCCGCCATCACGATCTGCAGGGCGCAGCCGGTCTGGAGCAGCACCTGACCGCCCGGGGCGTCGAACGCCCACGCCGCCAGCATCCCCATCGCGGCCACTATCCAGCCGAGCATCGCCACCGCGAGGACACCCCGCGGCTTGGGGTACTCGACCCGGCTCACCATCAGCCATGCCGTGCCGATGATCGCCAGCAGCGTCGGGATGAACGGCAGCTCCAGCAGCACGATGGAGACGACCGTGAGCGCGCCGAAGGGGCTCGGCATGCCCTGGAACATGCCGTCCTTCATGGTGACGCAGGAGAATCTGGCAAGCCGCAGCACCACCGCCAGCAGCACGACGATCGCGGCCACCGCCGAGACCTTCTGCTGGGCGTCGTCCGCGACCATTCCGTACACGAGCACGAAGTAGGCGGGGGCAAGCCCGAAGCTGATCAGGTCGGAGAGGTTGTCCAGCTCCGCGCCCATCGGCGAGCTGCGCAGCTTGCGTGCCACGAGCCCGTCGCAGAGATCGAAGATCGCCGCGAGCAGCATCAGGATCACGGCGGTGGCGGCGCTGTTGCGCGCCATGCCGCTCTCGTTGCTGCCCGTCAGGTGCGGGATGAGGATCCCGGTGGTGGTGAAGTACACCGCCATGAATCCGCATGTGGCGTTACCGAGCGTGAGGGTGTCCGCTATTGACAGCCTCAGTGACAGGGGCATGTCTTCGGTGTCGTCCTCGGCCTCAGCCTCGGCGACCCAGCCGGCCTGTGTGTCGGGATCAATCACGGTCAATTCGAGTCACCCCCGCGGTCGTGGTCTGACCGACCTCGACAGCGACGTCGACACCTTCCGGAAGGTAGATGTCAACGCGCGATCCGAAGCGGATCAGACCGATGCGCTCGCCCTGCTCGACCTTGGTCCCCTGCGGCAGGTACGGCACGATGCGCCGGGCGACGGCGCCCGCGATCTGCACCATCTCGATGTCGCCGAGCTCGGTGTCGAAGTGCCAGACAACGCGCTCGTTGTTCTCGCTCTCCTTGTTGAACGCCGGAACGAAACCGCCGGGGATGTGCTCGACGGACGTCACCGTGCCCGCGAGGGGAGCGCGGTTGACGTGAACGTTCAGCGGGCTCATGAAGATCGCGACGCGGGTGCGTCCGTCCTTCCACGGCATGATGCTCTGCACCACACCGTCGGCGGGCGAAATGACCCGGCCCTGAGCGATCTCGCGCTCGGGGTCACGGAAGAACCACAGCATGCCCGCCGCGAGCGCGGTGGTGGGCACGGCAATGGCCGCCGCGCGCCGGGAGCGGCGCGAGCGGGCCAGGCTGAGTGCTGCGGTGGCGACGGTCGGCAGAAGCCACGGCGATGCTCCGCGAGCGATACGTACGCCAAAGAGGCTGTCGCGTGGTGCAGAGGTTTGGCTGTGGGGCATGGATGACCTTCGTAGCGGATGATGCCGCGCTGGCAACGGGGACGGCGGCTTTCCGTCGATGTTATCGGGTGCAAGCCGCAACTGGGAAAGCAAGAAGCCGAGTCGGAGGCCGGAAGACGATGACAGGGTGTGATCTTCTTCGCGGCCAAACCGGCTCATACGCGAAAATCAGCCCTGGAACCGGTACTCCTCGAGCAGCCGACGACCAATGATCATTTTCTGGATCTCGGCGGTACCTTCACCGATCAGCAGCATCGG includes:
- a CDS encoding branched-chain amino acid ABC transporter permease, which translates into the protein MSDTASATLDTTKPLSLVRNPKAYAWIAFGVLLLALPFYLDRFWLQAGLFAMAAAVGAIGINLLTGATGQLSMGHAFFLAVGAYGYCVLAGGNDAESGHRLVGLGLPTWLAAVLAVLLAGLAGGLFSPIAGRLRGAYLGIATLALIFIGQHVLFNARDLTGGFNGRAVPPLSLFGFDFDDTEVVIAAVPFQSMEKLWYVALLALLAGGLFARGVLRGRPGRAMNALRDHRIAAGVMGVPVARYRAAVFVLSSMYAGLAGVLLALVFQRTVPEYFGMILSLEYLAMIVIGGLGTVAGAVVGAVFVSLLPQVLTHYSDSLPLVSAPGTGGVSPGEASRYLYGAAVVAVVLFLPGGLTRPITPREKK
- a CDS encoding ABC transporter substrate-binding protein, whose translation is MKPRLYAAVLAAALTLTVAGCSEKATKGEGDEKDAGGVKTGEGVTGKTITLGVLTDMTGVYASLGKSVTQAQQLWAKQTNAAGGICGRNIELTVRDHGYDPQKAVAAYTELEPEVLGFAQFIGSPFVAAVKQRIDGQDKGLVLPQAWSASLLGSPYVRVVGATYDIETINAVDYLLTRKRIAKGDRIGHVYFEGDYGENALAGSRYAAGQAGLTVVEQKIKPTDNDMSAQVAALKKAGVKAVLISAGPRQAASLVGVAAAGGFNVPVVGNNSAFAPQLLATPAGPALTKDYYVAASTLPIGAPDAGPAKLAKEYTAAYPKDGLDNGVVAGYTAANVYGEVLRKACADKDLTRAGIDKALLTLTAYDSGFGITHDFSDPAAPSTRQSLILKPDTKVPGGLKVVRPATVAKAAESFKAGG
- the pssA gene encoding CDP-diacylglycerol--serine O-phosphatidyltransferase; this encodes MIDPDTQAGWVAEAEAEDDTEDMPLSLRLSIADTLTLGNATCGFMAVYFTTTGILIPHLTGSNESGMARNSAATAVILMLLAAIFDLCDGLVARKLRSSPMGAELDNLSDLISFGLAPAYFVLVYGMVADDAQQKVSAVAAIVVLLAVVLRLARFSCVTMKDGMFQGMPSPFGALTVVSIVLLELPFIPTLLAIIGTAWLMVSRVEYPKPRGVLAVAMLGWIVAAMGMLAAWAFDAPGGQVLLQTGCALQIVMAATIPLFATARRVNTFRDNRRESREARTAQLP
- a CDS encoding phosphatidylserine decarboxylase; the protein is MPHSQTSAPRDSLFGVRIARGASPWLLPTVATAALSLARSRRSRRAAAIAVPTTALAAGMLWFFRDPEREIAQGRVISPADGVVQSIMPWKDGRTRVAIFMSPLNVHVNRAPLAGTVTSVEHIPGGFVPAFNKESENNERVVWHFDTELGDIEMVQIAGAVARRIVPYLPQGTKVEQGERIGLIRFGSRVDIYLPEGVDVAVEVGQTTTAGVTRIDRD